In Oryza sativa Japonica Group chromosome 2, ASM3414082v1, the following are encoded in one genomic region:
- the LOC107279978 gene encoding uncharacterized protein → MAARAGDTGLSKVRRYWPGRAPDWAWAGAAVAHDEDDARLVSTLDEIKHVEEEVLRSPRRRRVRRAPEIASAAPAVDDWHEPDPIEEEQDEDDDDDAREERRARIRERALLLRRHEEEQLLLLHPQHQEEEDEEASESEETAESDSDVGEQMAVVYMAVPLFIPKPRRDTIRLKEEERQRLEDELHRKRLEDRKAQTRQILLQEIINEELLAANTASDEAAINGVDTDDEVDQAEEYESWRRREMARIKRIREESGIDDDKSIMEDENPVADRPKKKMKIKKQMRFMQRYYHKGCFFQQDADDAAQTAGSCEIYRRDFSGPTGLDKMDVSVLPKVLQVKHFGRRGGRKWTHLVNEDTTYRTPRTVSDFVSIPTIL, encoded by the coding sequence AtggcggcgcgcgccggcgacACCGGCCTGAGCAAGGTCAGGCGCTACTGGCCCGGGAGGGCGCCGGACTGGGCGTGGGCGGGCGCCGCTGTCGCtcacgacgaggacgacgcacGTCTCGTCTCGACGCTTGACGAGATCAAgcacgtggaggaggaggtgctgaggtcgccgcgccgccgccgtgtgcggCGGGCTCCCGAGATCGCGTCGGCGGCACCGGCGGTAGATGACTGGCACGAGCCCGATCCGATCGAGGAGGAACAAgacgaagatgatgatgatgatgcccgGGAGGAGCGCAGAGCGAGGATAAGGGAGAGGGCGCTGCTCCTGAGGCGGCATGAGGAGGagcagcttcttcttcttcacccGCAGCatcaggaggaggaagatgaggaggCGTCTGAGTCTGAAGAGACGGCGGAATCGGACTCCGACGTCGGCGAGCAGATGGCCGTCGTCTACATGGCCGTGCCACTGTTTATACCAAAGCCGCGGCGTGACACCATCCGGCTCAAGGAGGAAGAACGGCAGCGACTTGAGGACGAGCTGCACCGGAAGAGGCTCGAGGACAGGAAGGCTCAGACGAGGCAGATCCTGCTCCAAGAGATCATCAACGAAGAGCTCCTCGCCGCCAACACAGCTTCAGATGAAGCCGCCATCAACGGCGTGGACACCGACGACGAGGTGGACCAAGCCGAGGAGTACGAGTCGTGGCGGCGCCGGGAGATGGCGAGGATCAAGAGGATCAGGGAGGAGAGCGGCATCGACGACGACAAGTCGATCATGGAAGACGAGAACCCGGTTGCTGATCGTcccaagaagaagatgaagatcaAGAAGCAGATGAGGTTCATGCAAAGATACTACCACAAGGGCTGCTTCTTCCAACAAGACGCCGACGATGCGGCGCAGACGGCAGGATCATGCGAAATCTACCGGCGAGATTTCTCCGGGCCGACCGGGTTGGACAAGATGGACGTAAGCGTCTTGCCCAAGGTGTTGCAGGTGAAGCACTTTGGGCGGCGTGGGGGAAGGAAGTGGACGCATCTAGTTAACGAGGACACCACGTACAGGACACCACGTACGGTGAGTGATTTTGTATCTATCCCcacaattttgtaa